The Echinicola rosea genome has a segment encoding these proteins:
- the argS gene encoding arginine--tRNA ligase — MTIQEQILETISKAFAQAFDHQVAPDTLALQPTRKEFEGNYTFVLFPFLKFTKMKPEDSGEKIGQYLVENCDAVSAYNVVKGFLNISVNEQSWMAVFQALYQNEQLGQLPPKNQKVMVEFSSPNTNKPLHLGHLRNNFLGFSVSEILAANGYEVIKANLVNDRGIHICKSMVAYLHFGNGETPESGGLKGDHLAGKYYVLFDKAYKKEIQELIAKGLTEDDAKKQAPLMLEAQEMLRKWEAGDEETVSLWQTMNSWVYEGFDATYKKMGVSFDKFYYESDTYLLGKNIVEEGLEKGVFFKKDNQSVWADLTEEGLDEKLVLRGDGTSVYITQDMGTADLKYEDFKINKSVYVVGNEQDYHFDVLFKIMRKLGRPYGEGLFHLSYGMVDLPTGKMKSREGTVVDADDLIQEMVNTAESHTKELGKIEGFSEEQAKELYEMLGLGALKYFLLKVDPKKRMLFNPQESIEFQGNTGPFIQYSHARIASILRKAKQIGLDYSATGFEGLQQVENAEKELIILLNDYEKKIAQAGEELSPSVIAQYMFDLAKEYNRFYAELPIFSEADEKVRSFRVALSAHVAKTLQSGMKLLGVKVPEKM, encoded by the coding sequence ATGACGATTCAAGAACAGATACTGGAAACCATCAGTAAAGCATTTGCACAAGCTTTTGACCATCAGGTAGCCCCTGACACCCTTGCCTTGCAGCCCACACGTAAGGAATTTGAAGGCAATTACACCTTTGTGCTCTTTCCATTCCTGAAGTTCACCAAAATGAAACCGGAAGATAGCGGCGAAAAAATCGGCCAGTATCTGGTCGAAAACTGTGATGCCGTAAGTGCTTACAACGTGGTAAAAGGCTTCTTGAATATTTCGGTCAACGAACAGTCCTGGATGGCTGTTTTCCAAGCACTCTACCAAAACGAACAACTTGGCCAGCTGCCACCCAAAAACCAAAAGGTCATGGTAGAGTTTAGCTCTCCCAATACCAACAAGCCCCTTCATTTGGGCCACCTAAGAAATAATTTCCTTGGATTCTCCGTTTCGGAAATCCTTGCAGCCAATGGATACGAAGTCATCAAAGCCAACCTGGTCAATGACCGTGGCATCCACATCTGTAAGTCCATGGTGGCCTATCTCCATTTTGGCAATGGCGAAACGCCTGAATCTGGCGGACTGAAGGGGGACCACCTGGCCGGAAAATATTACGTACTCTTTGACAAGGCCTACAAAAAGGAAATCCAAGAACTTATCGCAAAAGGGCTAACCGAGGACGATGCCAAAAAACAAGCTCCCCTCATGCTGGAAGCCCAGGAAATGCTTCGCAAATGGGAAGCAGGTGATGAAGAAACGGTCTCCCTGTGGCAAACGATGAACAGCTGGGTGTATGAAGGATTTGATGCCACTTACAAGAAAATGGGAGTGAGCTTTGATAAATTTTACTATGAATCGGACACCTACCTTCTTGGAAAGAATATCGTAGAGGAAGGCCTCGAAAAAGGAGTGTTTTTCAAAAAAGACAACCAATCCGTCTGGGCAGACCTTACTGAGGAAGGGCTGGACGAGAAGCTGGTGTTGCGAGGGGATGGCACTTCTGTTTACATCACCCAGGACATGGGCACAGCTGACCTGAAATACGAAGATTTCAAGATCAATAAATCGGTTTATGTCGTAGGCAATGAGCAGGATTATCACTTTGATGTCCTTTTCAAGATCATGAGAAAACTGGGCAGGCCATACGGTGAAGGACTATTTCACCTTTCCTATGGCATGGTGGACTTGCCTACCGGCAAAATGAAATCCCGCGAGGGAACTGTCGTGGATGCCGATGACCTGATCCAGGAGATGGTGAATACTGCGGAAAGCCATACCAAAGAACTCGGAAAAATCGAAGGATTCTCCGAAGAGCAGGCAAAGGAACTATATGAAATGCTAGGGCTGGGGGCACTTAAATACTTCCTTTTAAAAGTCGATCCTAAAAAGCGAATGCTCTTTAATCCGCAGGAGTCTATCGAATTCCAAGGAAATACAGGACCATTCATACAGTATTCCCATGCCCGAATCGCCAGCATCCTTCGCAAAGCCAAACAAATTGGTTTAGATTATTCTGCGACAGGTTTTGAAGGGTTACAGCAGGTCGAAAATGCAGAAAAAGAACTGATCATACTGCTGAATGATTATGAGAAAAAAATTGCTCAAGCTGGAGAAGAGCTATCTCCGTCTGTGATCGCTCAATATATGTTTGATTTGGCGAAAGAATATAACCGCTTTTATGCAGAACTTCCTATCTTTAGTGAAGCGGATGAGAAAGTTCGTAGTTTCCGTGTAGCACTCAGCGCACATGTAGCCAAAACTTTACAGTCCGGAATGAAGTTATTAGGAGTAAAAGTACCTGAAAAAATGTAA
- a CDS encoding arginase, with amino-acid sequence MRNIKLVEVRSELAAGTRGASLGIDALKVASLGKKSDFFTRFDPINVPDANNYLWKNNPYPHAKYIDGVHEVLGNVHDTIKTLRLEKKFPIVLAGDHSTAAGTIMGIKAANPEKRLGVIWIDAHADIHSPYTSPSGNMHGMPLGMCLQEDNLENKQHDPSAEEIEYWEKIKKIGGDFPKIKAEDIVYIAVRDTEEPENKLISKHGIRNFTTKEVREKGITKISEEALSILEDCEQVYISFDVDSMDSSISAGTGTPVPDGLTVEEALKLNMELIKDKRVCCWEIVEVNPTLDSENLMAQNAFEVLESTTKSLVSNF; translated from the coding sequence ATGAGAAACATTAAGCTTGTAGAAGTACGATCAGAACTCGCCGCAGGCACTAGGGGTGCCAGCTTGGGAATAGATGCGCTAAAAGTGGCCAGCTTGGGGAAAAAGTCGGATTTCTTTACCCGATTTGACCCAATCAATGTGCCGGACGCAAATAATTACCTTTGGAAAAACAACCCCTACCCTCACGCAAAATACATCGATGGCGTGCATGAAGTGCTGGGAAATGTCCATGACACGATAAAGACACTTCGGCTGGAAAAAAAATTCCCTATTGTCCTGGCCGGGGATCATTCGACAGCTGCCGGAACCATTATGGGAATCAAGGCTGCCAATCCCGAAAAGCGACTTGGCGTGATTTGGATAGACGCCCATGCAGATATCCACAGTCCATATACCAGCCCATCGGGAAACATGCACGGCATGCCGCTGGGCATGTGCCTGCAGGAAGACAATTTGGAAAACAAGCAACATGATCCCTCTGCGGAGGAAATCGAGTACTGGGAAAAGATCAAGAAGATCGGAGGGGATTTTCCGAAGATCAAGGCGGAAGATATTGTGTACATTGCGGTCAGGGATACTGAAGAACCTGAAAATAAGCTCATCAGCAAGCATGGCATTCGAAATTTCACCACCAAAGAAGTGCGTGAAAAAGGTATCACGAAAATTTCGGAAGAGGCCTTATCCATTTTGGAAGATTGTGAACAGGTATATATATCCTTCGACGTGGACAGCATGGACAGCTCCATTTCTGCAGGCACAGGAACTCCCGTTCCGGATGGCCTTACCGTAGAGGAAGCTTTGAAATTGAATATGGAATTGATAAAAGACAAAAGAGTTTGCTGTTGGGAGATCGTAGAGGTAAATCCCACTTTGGATTCCGAGAACCTCATGGCACAAAATGCCTTTGAAGTATTGGAATCCACGACCAAATCCTTGGTCAGCAACTTTTAA
- a CDS encoding efflux transporter outer membrane subunit: protein MNSLKNILPFALAVMALASCKVGQNYKRPEMDFPDQYYGADSLRDSLMTGKKNMASVNWKAYFKDSTLVSLIDSALDNNFDMQKMTKEIDIGYQNLQQSKANFLPSLGASPFKYNREYYSEYYNNYGSNRARRNHGDDIPTTLYTERLEYVSSLQASWEIDIWGKLRWQKEAARASFMKTQEFKKALQTALVSEVATTYLNMLMLKSQLTVSKRNYELSKNTLRIVKLQYDAGEATSLAVQQTESQMLRAKALIPDLERDYAIQETRLNELLGRSPQELELVHHLEDITFDSTYQTGVPLELIQNRPDIAASEYNLIISNANVGVTQAMKYPSLTISGGVGLNSFQIEHFLDPLGAGFAMLNGAIFQPIFQNRKLKTNHLIAINEREIAQLDFKETIIGAVGEVSNALVTIEKLQEAHDIVEERLQVTNKGVNDAFLLFQSGFASYLEIINAQEDALENQMELVRLKTQLAIANIELYRSLGGGWK from the coding sequence ATGAATTCTCTAAAAAACATATTGCCTTTTGCACTGGCCGTAATGGCGCTGGCCAGTTGTAAGGTAGGGCAAAATTATAAAAGACCGGAAATGGATTTCCCGGATCAATATTACGGAGCGGACAGCCTTAGGGATAGCCTGATGACAGGCAAAAAAAACATGGCATCCGTTAACTGGAAGGCTTATTTCAAGGATTCCACTTTGGTCAGTCTGATCGATTCAGCATTGGACAATAATTTCGACATGCAGAAAATGACTAAGGAAATAGACATTGGGTATCAAAACCTACAGCAGTCAAAAGCCAATTTCTTGCCTTCCCTAGGGGCTTCTCCTTTTAAATATAACCGGGAATATTATTCGGAATACTATAACAACTATGGCTCCAATAGGGCCAGAAGAAACCATGGAGATGACATTCCCACCACCCTATACACCGAGCGTTTGGAGTATGTCTCCTCCTTGCAGGCCAGCTGGGAAATAGACATATGGGGAAAACTCCGGTGGCAAAAAGAAGCCGCAAGGGCTTCCTTTATGAAAACCCAGGAATTCAAAAAAGCCTTGCAGACCGCATTGGTTTCTGAAGTCGCCACCACCTACCTGAACATGCTCATGCTCAAATCCCAACTGACCGTCTCCAAACGGAATTATGAATTGAGCAAAAATACGCTACGAATCGTAAAGCTCCAGTATGACGCTGGAGAAGCCACCTCCCTTGCGGTGCAACAAACCGAATCGCAAATGCTACGGGCAAAGGCATTGATCCCAGATTTAGAGCGGGATTATGCCATCCAGGAAACGCGCCTCAATGAGCTGTTGGGACGATCACCTCAAGAGTTGGAGCTTGTCCATCACTTGGAGGACATTACCTTTGACAGTACTTACCAAACGGGTGTCCCACTGGAACTCATCCAAAACAGACCGGATATCGCGGCGTCCGAGTACAACTTGATTATCAGCAATGCCAATGTAGGGGTGACACAGGCCATGAAATATCCATCCCTGACCATTAGTGGCGGGGTTGGACTAAACTCCTTCCAGATCGAGCATTTTCTTGATCCTTTGGGAGCCGGCTTTGCCATGTTAAACGGTGCCATTTTCCAGCCAATTTTCCAAAACCGTAAGTTGAAAACCAATCACCTCATTGCGATCAACGAGAGGGAAATCGCCCAGCTGGACTTTAAGGAAACCATCATCGGTGCAGTCGGGGAAGTATCCAATGCACTGGTGACCATCGAAAAGCTACAGGAGGCTCACGACATTGTAGAGGAAAGACTTCAAGTTACCAATAAGGGGGTAAATGATGCCTTTCTCCTCTTTCAAAGTGGATTTGCCAGCTACCTGGAAATCATCAATGCTCAGGAAGACGCTCTGGAAAATCAAATGGAGCTGGTAAGGCTAAAAACCCAATTGGCCATCGCCAATATCGAGCTGTACCGCAGCCTCGGAGGCGGATGGAAATAA
- a CDS encoding efflux RND transporter permease subunit: MIKNIINRPVLALVISILLILGGAASISQLPVERFPEIAPPSVSVQVYYPGANAETVAKSVLLPLEEAINGAENMSYINSTATNSGRGRSTVYFEPGTDPNVAAVEIQNRISQVMESIPSEVREAGIVVLKRLKGSLMTIQIYSDGVYDETFLNAYTRMNIRRELKRVSGIAEASILRSRDYAMRIWLNPEKMSLYGLTPREVYNQVRDQSFEAAPGKFGENSDEVFEIVMKHTGRFSEPDEYENLVIKTEDDGTQLRLKDVARLEFGASNYASDNKLDGMSAVTIDVVQQQGANAVEIDKAVRKVLEDQAKAFPEGMEYRISYSVRDQIDESMHHVQKTLMEAFVLVFLVVFIFLQNTRATIITAISIPVSLIGTFFFLNMIGATMNVLSMFSIVLAIGIVVDDAIVVIEAIYEKMEDEGLKVKDAVVAAMSEITGAIISITIVIAAVFLPVGFLEGPVGVFYQEFAYTIIFAVLISAVNALTLVPVLSALILKEKDPNKRRKRIPLIDRIRESRAANTAKMLRDKGLRKFDSAFDKFTEKYLAVVKWSIRHKWWTMGGLVLVSGLTFLMATTTPKGFIPTEDDNFLIFSLTMPEGSSLHRTNQVLKQADSLLHEEAAVASVNTVSGYNIVDDSESSSTGLGYIKLKEIAKRGDVREIGEVVKHLTNKLSVLSEASINIYPRPTVQGFGNFDGVQIVLQDYSDGDYGEFGQLINGFINELTKQESIEKAFTSYNPNFPQYRIKIDYEKAKAMGISVKDMMFTIQSNFGRTRVGDFNRFTRQYMVYMQSDTQYRETPDAINSIMVKNDQGEMVPINTFVKLEETYGPETVFRYNLYSAARINITPAKGYSTGDVMAVIEELSESKLPANLGFEWTGMSLEEKKSGSNTTIIFVISIILIYFILAAQYESFWLPMAVILSLPAGILGVFVFINLAGIENNIYVQVGLVMLVGLLAKNAILIVEFVSQKRKEGLNVADAVIEACALRIRPILMTSFAFTAGLVPLMFSVGSSAQGTKSVSIGTAGGMIFGISLGVIFIPVLAYIFQQIQDRYFIETIEKD, encoded by the coding sequence ATGATCAAAAATATAATTAACAGGCCTGTATTGGCTTTGGTAATTTCGATCCTCCTCATACTGGGCGGTGCAGCGAGCATTAGCCAGCTGCCTGTAGAGCGATTTCCAGAGATAGCCCCGCCCAGTGTCAGTGTTCAGGTGTATTATCCTGGAGCCAATGCAGAGACCGTTGCCAAATCGGTATTGCTCCCCTTGGAAGAAGCCATAAACGGAGCCGAAAACATGAGTTATATCAACTCCACTGCCACCAACTCGGGTCGTGGCAGGTCAACGGTGTACTTCGAGCCGGGAACAGATCCCAATGTGGCTGCGGTAGAAATCCAAAACAGGATATCACAGGTCATGGAATCCATTCCTTCCGAAGTAAGGGAAGCAGGTATTGTCGTGCTCAAACGCCTCAAAGGTTCCCTCATGACCATCCAAATTTACAGTGACGGGGTTTATGATGAGACTTTCCTTAATGCCTATACCCGAATGAACATCCGCCGGGAGCTAAAGAGGGTCAGCGGTATCGCAGAAGCATCGATCTTGCGATCTCGGGATTATGCTATGCGAATCTGGCTGAATCCTGAAAAAATGTCCCTTTACGGCCTTACTCCCAGGGAAGTTTACAACCAAGTACGGGATCAAAGTTTTGAAGCTGCTCCTGGTAAATTTGGGGAAAATTCCGATGAAGTTTTTGAAATCGTAATGAAACATACGGGACGCTTCAGTGAGCCCGACGAATACGAAAACCTCGTCATCAAAACCGAGGACGATGGTACCCAATTACGGTTGAAGGATGTCGCCAGGCTGGAATTTGGAGCCTCTAACTATGCCAGTGACAATAAACTGGATGGCATGTCTGCGGTAACGATAGATGTCGTACAGCAGCAAGGCGCCAATGCCGTGGAGATCGACAAAGCGGTAAGAAAAGTACTGGAAGACCAAGCCAAAGCATTTCCGGAAGGTATGGAATACCGAATTTCATACAGCGTGCGCGACCAGATCGATGAGTCCATGCACCATGTTCAAAAAACCCTGATGGAAGCCTTTGTACTTGTATTTTTGGTCGTTTTTATATTTCTACAAAACACCCGGGCCACCATTATTACAGCTATTTCAATCCCTGTTTCACTCATTGGTACTTTCTTCTTCCTCAATATGATTGGAGCAACGATGAATGTACTCAGCATGTTTTCCATTGTACTGGCGATTGGAATTGTAGTAGATGATGCCATTGTGGTCATCGAGGCGATCTATGAGAAAATGGAAGATGAAGGCCTAAAAGTCAAAGACGCAGTGGTGGCGGCGATGTCAGAAATCACCGGTGCCATCATTTCCATTACCATTGTAATCGCCGCAGTGTTTTTGCCGGTAGGTTTTTTGGAAGGGCCAGTAGGTGTATTCTACCAGGAATTTGCTTACACCATTATCTTTGCCGTATTGATATCTGCAGTGAATGCCCTTACATTGGTACCCGTACTCAGTGCTCTTATCCTGAAGGAGAAAGATCCCAACAAAAGACGTAAACGTATCCCACTCATTGACCGGATTCGTGAAAGCCGAGCGGCCAATACCGCCAAAATGCTTCGTGATAAGGGGTTGAGGAAATTTGACAGTGCCTTTGACAAGTTTACTGAGAAGTACCTCGCGGTAGTAAAATGGTCCATTCGCCATAAATGGTGGACCATGGGAGGTTTGGTGTTGGTCTCCGGATTGACTTTTCTAATGGCCACGACTACGCCCAAGGGTTTCATCCCCACAGAGGATGACAATTTCCTTATCTTTTCACTTACCATGCCGGAAGGTTCTTCCCTGCACCGTACCAACCAAGTGCTGAAGCAAGCAGATTCTCTCCTTCATGAAGAGGCCGCTGTAGCAAGTGTCAACACGGTGTCAGGTTACAATATTGTAGATGACTCCGAAAGCTCTTCCACAGGACTTGGGTACATTAAATTAAAGGAAATCGCAAAACGTGGCGATGTAAGGGAAATCGGTGAGGTCGTGAAGCACCTTACCAATAAGCTCAGTGTCCTCAGTGAGGCCAGCATCAACATTTATCCTCGTCCCACTGTACAGGGTTTTGGTAACTTTGACGGGGTACAGATCGTCCTCCAAGACTATTCGGACGGTGACTATGGTGAGTTTGGCCAGCTAATCAACGGCTTTATAAATGAGCTTACCAAACAGGAGTCCATAGAAAAAGCCTTTACCTCCTACAATCCCAATTTCCCGCAATATAGAATCAAGATCGACTACGAAAAGGCCAAAGCCATGGGAATAAGCGTAAAGGACATGATGTTCACGATCCAATCCAACTTTGGCCGGACAAGGGTAGGTGATTTCAACCGGTTTACCCGCCAGTACATGGTCTATATGCAATCCGACACCCAGTATAGGGAAACACCGGATGCGATCAATTCGATCATGGTCAAAAACGACCAAGGAGAAATGGTGCCGATCAATACTTTCGTAAAACTGGAAGAAACCTATGGTCCCGAGACAGTTTTCCGGTACAATCTATACAGTGCTGCCAGAATCAATATTACGCCTGCAAAGGGCTACAGTACTGGGGATGTGATGGCAGTCATTGAAGAATTAAGTGAGAGTAAACTTCCCGCCAACCTGGGATTTGAATGGACAGGGATGAGCTTGGAAGAGAAAAAGTCAGGCTCTAATACCACCATCATTTTCGTAATCAGTATCATCTTGATCTATTTCATCCTGGCTGCACAGTACGAAAGTTTCTGGCTGCCCATGGCCGTGATACTCTCCCTTCCGGCGGGTATCCTTGGGGTATTTGTCTTTATCAATCTTGCCGGCATCGAAAACAACATTTATGTGCAAGTAGGACTGGTGATGTTGGTAGGATTACTGGCCAAAAACGCCATCCTGATCGTAGAGTTTGTGTCCCAAAAGAGAAAAGAAGGGCTGAACGTGGCAGATGCCGTCATAGAGGCCTGTGCACTTCGGATCAGGCCAATTTTAATGACTTCTTTTGCCTTCACGGCAGGCTTGGTGCCGTTGATGTTTTCGGTAGGATCTTCTGCTCAAGGTACAAAATCAGTAAGTATCGGTACAGCTGGTGGAATGATTTTCGGCATTTCATTAGGGGTGATCTTTATCCCTGTATTGGCCTATATTTTCCAGCAAATCCAAGACAGGTACTTTATAGAAACGATAGAAAAAGACTAG
- a CDS encoding efflux RND transporter periplasmic adaptor subunit yields MLLKETHFKYFPLPLVLMAGLLFFGCKEEKKAEEGLPLPVISLKEEKAARSYQYLGSIEGVENVEIRPQVDGILEKIYVDEGDFVEKGQPLFKINSQPYMEDLKNAQANVELEKAKLRKAKTEIDRLQPLIDNEVISEVRMQTTLADYEVAKSALEQAEAVAANMRINLEFTTIKAPVNGFMGRIPRSIGNVVKKTDSEPLTTLSNVHEVYVYFSMSESDYLYYERMKKDSNSKKLNPNVKLILADGSIYDKVGTIDANSGQINRSTGSIALRARFTNPDTLLRSGNTGKILMEQIYPDAILIPQGATATIHDKKFVYTLNEDNTVNRKEIKIEGRSGKQYIVSDGSLSPDDRIVTSGLDKLTDGVKVKPLQQGQLLSSED; encoded by the coding sequence ATGTTATTAAAAGAAACTCACTTCAAGTATTTTCCTTTGCCATTGGTTTTGATGGCAGGGCTTTTATTTTTCGGCTGTAAGGAAGAAAAAAAAGCAGAGGAGGGTTTGCCACTTCCTGTGATCAGCCTAAAAGAAGAAAAAGCCGCTCGCTCCTATCAGTATCTTGGATCCATCGAGGGCGTCGAAAATGTTGAAATCCGGCCACAAGTAGATGGTATTTTGGAAAAAATCTATGTGGATGAAGGAGACTTCGTGGAAAAAGGCCAGCCCCTATTTAAAATCAATAGCCAACCCTACATGGAAGATCTCAAAAATGCCCAGGCCAATGTAGAACTGGAAAAGGCCAAACTCCGTAAGGCCAAAACCGAGATCGATCGCCTTCAGCCCCTTATTGACAACGAAGTGATCTCTGAAGTAAGAATGCAAACAACGTTAGCAGATTATGAGGTGGCCAAGTCGGCCCTTGAACAGGCCGAGGCCGTAGCGGCCAATATGCGCATTAACTTGGAGTTTACCACCATCAAGGCTCCTGTAAATGGCTTTATGGGCAGAATCCCACGATCCATTGGTAACGTGGTCAAGAAAACAGACTCTGAGCCGTTGACGACGCTTTCGAATGTACATGAGGTCTATGTATATTTTTCCATGAGTGAATCAGATTACCTGTATTACGAACGAATGAAGAAGGACTCTAACTCCAAAAAGCTGAATCCCAATGTAAAACTCATTCTGGCTGATGGAAGTATTTATGACAAAGTAGGTACCATCGATGCCAATTCTGGTCAAATTAACCGTTCTACAGGATCCATTGCTCTTCGTGCACGCTTCACCAATCCTGACACCCTTTTGAGATCAGGAAACACAGGGAAAATCCTTATGGAACAGATTTATCCCGATGCTATTTTGATTCCACAAGGTGCTACCGCTACGATACATGACAAGAAATTTGTTTACACCTTAAACGAGGACAACACTGTCAACCGTAAAGAGATCAAAATTGAGGGGAGGTCTGGGAAACAATACATCGTCAGTGACGGATCCTTATCCCCTGACGACCGGATTGTCACCTCCGGCCTGGACAAGCTGACAGATGGTGTAAAAGTAAAGCCACTCCAACAGGGCCAGCTACTCTCTTCAGAAGATTAG
- a CDS encoding arginine decarboxylase encodes MNKYIDLIQQTFDIPTKEFKVDDDKLYFNGVNLMEIIEEYGTPLKLTYLPKISESIQNAKTYFNNAMQAHDYHGKYTYCYCTKSSHFSFVLDEALKNDIHIETSSTFDIPLVRSLYEKGKISKDTHIVCNGFKRDLYKQYIAELLNDGFHNCIPVLDNLTEIDYYLEHVKVPFKVGIRIAADEEPKFGFYTSRLGVRYKDIIDLYEEKIKDNPNVSLKMLHFFINSGIRDTAYYWSELTRFIQKYVDLKAVCPELDTMDIGGGWPIKTNVFFDYDYQYMADQIVKNIKWMCAKNNTVEPNIFTEFGSYTVGESGAVLYSILEEKLQNDKELWYMIDGSFITQLPDSWGLNQKYIMLAVNNWKEEYHNINLGGLTCDSMDYYNSEAHQYNIYLPKKIDKKPQYIGFFHTGAYQESLGGYGGIQHCLIPAPKHVLIDRDTDGTIRHKLFAEEQDSDSMLKRLGY; translated from the coding sequence ATGAACAAATACATTGATTTGATCCAGCAAACGTTTGACATCCCAACCAAGGAATTCAAGGTTGATGATGACAAACTGTACTTTAATGGTGTAAACCTTATGGAGATCATCGAGGAATACGGTACGCCGCTAAAGCTGACTTATCTCCCAAAAATCAGTGAGAGCATCCAAAATGCAAAGACGTATTTTAATAATGCGATGCAAGCTCATGATTATCATGGTAAGTACACTTATTGTTACTGTACCAAGTCCTCACATTTTAGTTTCGTACTGGATGAGGCGCTTAAAAACGATATCCACATAGAAACCTCTTCTACATTTGACATTCCTTTGGTCAGGAGTCTTTACGAGAAAGGTAAAATCTCCAAGGATACCCATATTGTCTGCAATGGATTTAAGCGAGACCTCTATAAACAGTATATCGCTGAGCTGCTCAACGACGGTTTTCACAATTGTATTCCTGTTTTGGATAATCTTACGGAGATCGATTACTACCTGGAGCATGTCAAAGTTCCTTTTAAGGTGGGGATCAGGATTGCTGCTGACGAAGAGCCGAAGTTCGGTTTTTACACGTCCCGGCTGGGGGTGAGGTATAAGGACATCATTGATTTGTATGAAGAAAAAATCAAAGACAATCCTAATGTAAGCCTTAAAATGCTTCATTTTTTCATTAATTCAGGAATTAGGGATACAGCCTATTATTGGTCAGAATTGACACGGTTTATACAAAAGTACGTGGACCTGAAGGCAGTATGCCCAGAGCTGGATACCATGGATATTGGTGGTGGATGGCCCATTAAGACCAACGTGTTTTTTGATTATGATTATCAATACATGGCCGATCAGATTGTGAAGAATATCAAATGGATGTGTGCCAAAAATAATACGGTGGAACCGAATATCTTTACCGAATTTGGCAGCTATACCGTGGGGGAGAGCGGAGCGGTTTTATATTCCATTTTGGAAGAGAAGCTCCAAAATGACAAGGAGCTTTGGTATATGATCGATGGTTCGTTCATTACCCAATTGCCCGATAGTTGGGGGCTCAATCAGAAGTATATCATGCTGGCCGTCAACAACTGGAAGGAGGAATATCATAATATAAACTTGGGAGGATTGACCTGCGATAGCATGGACTATTATAACTCAGAAGCCCATCAATATAATATTTACCTTCCCAAAAAGATCGACAAAAAGCCCCAATATATCGGCTTTTTCCATACGGGTGCCTACCAGGAATCGTTGGGAGGATATGGTGGGATTCAGCACTGTCTGATACCCGCTCCAAAGCATGTTCTGATCGATAGGGATACAGATGGTACAATCCGGCACAAACTATTTGCAGAAGAACAGGACAGTGATAGCATGTTGAAAAGACTGGGGTATTGA
- a CDS encoding alanine racemase: MSVLNSIASPTLLLNEAVCKANIDRMSKKAKEHQVALIPHFKTHQSLEIGKWYREFGIDEITVSSIQMAAYFSGQSWQKIHIAFPFNPLEIDLLNTLTKSCPISIQLVNVQVARTLAERLTNPVDFFIEIDAGYGRAGVEVSDFGTIEAIMRIANRSEKLAFRGFYIHAGHTYHTDHSGIRKIHEQTKSALKMLKDKYCDEFPEMVTRSGDTPSCSIEDDFRGIDEIGPGNFVFYDLTQASIGSCDKSDIAIALATPVVDIKKETHEILVHGGGVHLAKDVLTNPDGTNNYGEVVLLTEQGWTIPTTTSFLKSISQEHGLIKATDELLNNTQIGDILGILPVHSCMTADCMRGYLSLNGEKLDHLKGQKAY, from the coding sequence ATGTCCGTCTTAAATTCCATAGCGTCCCCCACCTTATTGCTCAACGAAGCCGTGTGTAAAGCCAACATTGACCGCATGAGCAAAAAAGCAAAAGAACACCAAGTAGCCCTTATCCCTCATTTCAAAACCCATCAATCCCTAGAAATCGGAAAGTGGTACAGGGAATTTGGCATTGATGAAATAACGGTTTCTTCCATTCAGATGGCGGCTTACTTTTCTGGACAATCTTGGCAAAAGATCCACATCGCCTTTCCATTCAACCCATTGGAAATTGATCTTTTAAACACTTTGACTAAATCGTGCCCCATTTCCATCCAACTAGTCAATGTGCAAGTCGCGCGTACACTTGCCGAACGTCTCACCAATCCTGTGGATTTTTTCATTGAAATAGATGCAGGTTACGGCAGAGCCGGTGTAGAAGTAAGTGATTTTGGGACGATTGAAGCGATTATGCGCATCGCAAACAGGTCGGAAAAATTGGCTTTTAGGGGTTTTTATATCCATGCCGGACATACTTATCATACTGATCACAGCGGAATCCGTAAAATCCATGAACAGACCAAATCAGCCTTGAAAATGCTCAAGGACAAATATTGTGATGAATTTCCGGAGATGGTGACCCGCAGCGGTGATACACCTAGCTGTTCGATAGAAGATGACTTTAGGGGAATCGATGAAATTGGTCCTGGGAATTTTGTATTTTATGACCTTACCCAAGCCAGTATTGGAAGCTGTGACAAATCGGATATCGCCATCGCTCTGGCCACTCCAGTGGTGGACATTAAAAAAGAAACACATGAAATCTTGGTCCACGGAGGCGGGGTACACCTGGCCAAAGATGTCCTGACCAATCCTGATGGAACCAATAATTACGGTGAAGTAGTGCTACTAACCGAGCAAGGCTGGACCATTCCTACCACTACTTCCTTCCTTAAAAGCATTAGCCAAGAGCATGGATTGATAAAGGCTACAGACGAATTGCTCAACAACACCCAGATAGGAGATATTCTTGGAATTCTGCCCGTCCACAGCTGTATGACAGCGGACTGCATGCGGGGTTACCTTAGCCTAAACGGTGAAAAACTTGACCACTTAAAAGGTCAGAAAGCCTACTGA